One window of the Candidatus Methylomirabilota bacterium genome contains the following:
- a CDS encoding ABC transporter permease subunit, whose amino-acid sequence PRLFVPPLSEALTALVTDRREYLGSLPTTFGEILASYAIVCGGGILLGQVVGASATARRMLLPVLRSAYAVPLVVLYPVMMVWFGLGSQSKIAFAAIYAFIPTMLTAVAGVAALSPALNETARAFGATRAQQILYISLPASLPSMVAALRLGGALVIVGVIVAQMLGAADGLGFLITRHRTLLNSPGVYAGIVLVLLITGMHEILLRRLERRVAAYRQGA is encoded by the coding sequence CCCCGCCTCTTCGTGCCCCCGCTCAGCGAGGCGCTGACCGCGCTCGTGACCGACCGGCGCGAGTACCTCGGCAGCCTGCCCACCACCTTCGGCGAGATCCTGGCCTCCTACGCCATCGTCTGCGGGGGCGGGATCCTGCTCGGCCAGGTGGTGGGCGCCTCGGCGACCGCGCGCCGCATGCTGCTGCCGGTGCTGCGCAGCGCCTACGCGGTGCCGCTGGTCGTGCTCTACCCGGTGATGATGGTGTGGTTCGGCCTCGGCTCGCAATCGAAGATCGCGTTCGCCGCGATCTACGCGTTCATCCCGACCATGCTCACCGCGGTCGCGGGAGTCGCCGCGCTGAGCCCCGCGCTCAACGAGACCGCGCGCGCCTTCGGGGCCACCCGCGCCCAGCAGATCCTCTACATCTCGCTCCCCGCCAGCCTGCCTTCGATGGTGGCCGCGCTGCGCCTGGGCGGGGCCCTCGTCATCGTGGGCGTCATCGTGGCCCAGATGCTGGGCGCGGCCGACGGCCTCGGCTTCCTCATCACCCGCCATCGCACGCTGCTCAACAGCCCCGGAGTGTACGCCGGCATCGTGCTGGTGCTCCTGATCACCGGGATGCACGAGATCCTCCTCCGCCGCCTGGAGCGCCGGGTGGCCGCGTACCGTCAAGGAGCCTGA